The Raphanus sativus cultivar WK10039 chromosome 2, ASM80110v3, whole genome shotgun sequence genome includes a region encoding these proteins:
- the LOC108831384 gene encoding adenylate isopentenyltransferase 1, chloroplastic, giving the protein MVMTELNFLPTISDRFTTTTTSPSPSHSLLPPFTHRRTTRQKTHKPVSVRMEQSRQRNRKDKIVVILGATGAGKSRLSVDLATRFPSEIINSDKIQVYEGLEITTNQITIPDRRGVPHHLLGYLPSEYGELTAGDFRHDASNAVSDITSRKKLPIIAGGSNSFVHALLAERFDPKIDPFSSTSRICRDLRYDSCFVWVDVSEPVLFEYLLKRVDEMMGSGMFEELSGFYDPVKAGRTRFGIRKAIGVPEFEAFFEMYPPGEKKWSPGRRAAYDKAVEDIKENTLRLARRQVWKIEKLREAGWDIKRVDATASFRAVMMSSSREWREIWEEQVLEPSVKIVNRLLVAD; this is encoded by the coding sequence ATGGTAATGACAGAACTCAACTTCCTCCCAACAATCTCCGATCGCTTCACCACAACGACAACGTCACCCTCACCGTCacattctcttcttcctccctTCACCCATCGACGAACAACACGACAAAAAACCCACAAACCCGTCTCCGTACGCATGGAGCAGTCACGACAAAGAAACCGAAAAGACAAGATCGTCGTCATCTTAGGAGCCACCGGCGCCGGAAAGTCTCGACTTTCCGTCGATCTCGCCACTCGTTTCCCTTCAGAGATCATAAACTCCGACAAAATCCAAGTCTACGAAGGCCTTGAGATCACAACCAACCAGATTACCATCCCCGACCGCCGCGGCGTTCCTCACCACCTCCTCGGCTACCTCCCCTCCGAATACGGCGAGCTCACCGCCGGAGATTTCCGACACGACGCTTCTAACGCCGTCTCCGACATAACTTCCCGTAAAAAGCTTCCGATCATCGCCGGCGGATCTAACTCCTTCGTCCACGCGCTCCTCGCCGAGAGATTCGACCCAAAGATCGATCCTTTCTCTTCCACTTCGAGAATCTGTCGGGACTTGCGTTACGACAGCTGTTTCGTCTGGGTGGACGTGTCGGAGCCTGTTTTGTTCGAGTATCTTCTGAAACGGGTCGACGAGATGATGGGGTCGGGTATGTTCGAGGAGCTGTCCGGGTTTTACGACCCGGTGAAAGCGGGTAGGACCCGGTTCGGGATCCGGAAAGCGATAGGTGTGCCGGAGTTCGAGGCGTTCTTCGAAATGTACCCACCGGGGGAGAAGAAGTGGAGTCCGGGGAGGAGAGCGGCGTACGATAAGGCGGTGGAGGATATCAAGGAGAACACGTTGAGGTTAGCGAGGAGGCAAGTATGGAAGATAGAGAAGCTGAGAGAAGCGGGTTGGGATATTAAGAGAGTTGACGCAACGGCGTCGTTTAGAGCAGTTATGATGAGTTCGTCGCGAGAGTGGAGAGAGATTTGGGAGGAGCAAGTTTTGGAGCCAAGCGTAAAGATTGTGAACCGGCTGTTGGTGGCAGATTAG
- the LOC108835059 gene encoding VQ motif-containing protein 8, chloroplastic — MIPTRCHELSGSRPPSLKIAGESHSIKKTTSCNVVKQSRRHGRAAPVIIYAHSPKVIHTRAENFMALVQRLTGLEEIRRRNPNDVNESSLSVLTTEEVSVGTDDTSWERHQQRKNLADVPLYTPSSMALFGSPIQRLYLSPNRNDPV, encoded by the coding sequence ATGATTCCTACAAGATGCCATGAGCTCAGCGGCTCTCGTCCTCCGTCGCTTAAAATCGCCGGAGAATCCCATTCCATCAAGAAAACGACGTCATGCAACGTCGTGAAACAGTCACGGCGACATGGACGGGCAGCTCCAGTAATCATCTACGCGCACTCTCCAAAGGTGATCCACACGCGTGCTGAAAACTTTATGGCCTTGGTTCAGCGGCTCACAGGTCTCGAGGAGATTAGAAGGCGGAACCCTAATGACGTCAACGAATCATCGTTGTCTGTGTTAACCACGGAAGAGGTCAGTGTCGGTACTGATGACACAAGTTGGGAGAGACATCAACAACGTAAAAACCTAGCTGATGTTCCATTGTATACGCCAAGCTCAATGGCCTTGTTTGGTTCTCCAATTCAACGTCTTTACCTGTCACCGAACCGGAACGATCCAGTTTAA
- the LOC130501330 gene encoding uncharacterized protein LOC130501330 has product MKRLQNPESNAVATEVSMAASIAFSTTLISSTRVSPAKSSLPSPSSLSFLRTISSTLRSGFALRSSLSSSSLAGPSLSKLRPMIFHWLETRRLILRLRLCLIRSSSRLSSLNTLGRSM; this is encoded by the exons ATGAAGAGATTACAAAACCCAGAATCTAACGCAGTGGCGACGGAGGTATCAATGGCTGCGTCTATAGCTTTTTCAACCACTCTCATCTCCTCCACTCGAGTTTCTCCAGCCAAGTCTTCGCTTCCGTCTCCCTCCTCACTCTCTTTCCTTCGAACTATATCCTCCACTCTCCGCTCTGGCTTTGCTCTCCGCTCTTCCCTCAGCTCCAGCTCTCTCGCCGGACCTTCACTATCAAAGCTCAGGCC GATGATCTTCCATTGGTTGGAAACAAGGCGCTTGATTTTGAGGCTGAGGCTGTGTTTGATCAGGAGTTCATCAAG GTTAAGCTCTCTGAATACATTGGGAAGAAGTATGTGA